The Herminiimonas arsenitoxidans genome window below encodes:
- a CDS encoding type II toxin-antitoxin system HicB family antitoxin, translated as MHDSLKNHTLVCNISKQPLYKIFLYHDGDAFVANVPELPACSANGATYAEALERVQQAISDWIGDAEKAGVPPPPLVKPAVLLQVLNNCTHKPGVLTSGFRNRTPVRALLIKKFGRRSNRELAACIGIFGKDAPIMLSGAASGSGTRKVRCAIALALGKSPSQLWPDISSRIRQGDDHEYNLLKQS; from the coding sequence ATGCATGATTCGTTAAAAAATCATACATTGGTATGCAATATCTCCAAGCAGCCTTTATATAAGATTTTTCTCTACCACGATGGCGATGCTTTTGTCGCAAACGTTCCCGAGCTACCGGCATGTAGTGCTAACGGAGCGACTTACGCAGAAGCATTAGAGCGCGTTCAGCAAGCAATTTCTGATTGGATAGGCGACGCAGAAAAGGCAGGTGTTCCGCCGCCGCCGTTAGTCAAACCGGCTGTTTTGCTACAAGTCCTAAATAACTGCACTCATAAGCCTGGAGTTTTGACTTCAGGTTTTCGGAACCGAACACCAGTTCGCGCCTTGCTGATAAAAAAATTTGGACGACGCTCCAATAGAGAGTTAGCAGCATGTATTGGAATTTTCGGTAAAGATGCACCGATTATGCTTTCTGGAGCGGCCAGTGGAAGCGGGACTAGGAAAGTCCGTTGCGCCATCGCGCTTGCATTAGGAAAATCTCCTTCGCAATTATGGCCAGACATTTCCTCTCGAATTAGGCAAGGCGACGACCATGAATATAACTTGCTGAAGCAGTCATAA
- a CDS encoding NADPH-dependent FMN reductase, whose translation MKILVFLGSVRKSTPPRPARLGERVSTACIHRIQQGGCDVELIDPLDYHFDAVFKPHFAYAEGAAPADLEGLAKKINEADGYVMISPEYNHSLSPALGNLLNHFGSSLFSFKPSAIVTYSAGQWGGVRAAVGMRTFLSELGCLPVSAMVHIPKAHEVLNEDGVFLETVQNKWHTYLDRTFSQLQWWASAALQQRLVGNTALQSPSFTKTPSQRNAP comes from the coding sequence ATGAAAATCTTGGTTTTTCTAGGATCAGTAAGGAAAAGCACTCCACCGAGGCCGGCGAGGCTTGGCGAAAGAGTTTCGACGGCATGCATTCACCGTATTCAACAAGGTGGTTGCGATGTCGAATTGATTGATCCGCTTGACTACCATTTTGATGCGGTTTTCAAGCCGCATTTCGCTTATGCTGAAGGGGCAGCCCCAGCTGATTTGGAAGGTTTAGCTAAAAAGATAAACGAAGCTGACGGCTATGTAATGATTAGCCCAGAATACAATCATTCGCTGAGTCCGGCGTTAGGAAATTTGCTTAATCACTTCGGCAGTTCGCTTTTCTCATTTAAACCTAGTGCAATCGTTACCTACTCTGCCGGCCAGTGGGGGGGAGTAAGGGCTGCGGTTGGAATGAGGACATTTCTTTCGGAGTTAGGCTGTCTACCCGTTTCTGCTATGGTCCACATCCCGAAAGCGCATGAAGTACTTAATGAAGACGGAGTATTTTTAGAAACGGTTCAAAATAAATGGCATACCTATTTAGATCGAACTTTTTCTCAGCTTCAGTGGTGGGCATCTGCGGCGCTACAACAGCGTTTGGTTGGCAACACCGCTTTACAATCACCTTCATTTACGAAAACCCCATCTCAAAGAAATGCGCCGTAA
- a CDS encoding response regulator gives MLSLVPHILIVEDELAIVELISFSLKQAGWAVSAVHSTKDAWDFIHRRTTNLVLLDWMLPDQSGLHLLSQIRADRQFSELPVIMLTAKSMEEDKVAGLNKGADDYITKPFSPGELTARINALLRRRAPEHSKKMLVVGPISLDSVNCSVSVNERPINIGPSEFKLLKFLLAHPDRVFSRSQLLDKVWGDHVVIEERTVDVHVLRLRKVLQEAEPLVKTIRSVGYMLSAKL, from the coding sequence ATGTTGTCCCTAGTTCCGCATATTCTGATCGTCGAGGATGAGCTTGCGATCGTCGAGCTCATCTCATTCTCTCTCAAGCAGGCAGGGTGGGCTGTATCGGCGGTTCACAGTACAAAGGACGCCTGGGATTTTATCCACCGAAGGACGACGAATTTGGTCTTGCTTGACTGGATGTTGCCTGACCAAAGCGGGTTGCACCTATTGTCTCAAATAAGAGCAGATCGACAATTCAGTGAGCTTCCCGTCATTATGCTGACTGCAAAAAGCATGGAAGAGGACAAAGTGGCTGGCCTTAACAAAGGAGCAGACGATTACATAACCAAGCCATTTTCCCCAGGGGAGTTAACTGCCAGGATTAATGCGTTATTGAGACGAAGGGCACCTGAGCATTCTAAAAAAATGCTTGTAGTAGGTCCCATTTCGCTTGACTCGGTGAATTGTAGTGTCAGCGTAAATGAGCGGCCAATCAACATCGGCCCATCGGAGTTCAAGCTCCTGAAATTCCTACTTGCTCACCCCGATAGAGTTTTTTCTAGGAGCCAATTGCTCGACAAAGTATGGGGAGACCATGTCGTTATTGAGGAGAGGACGGTCGATGTTCATGTATTGCGTCTGCGAAAAGTACTACAAGAGGCGGAGCCTCTGGTAAAGACGATACGCAGTGTGGGTTATATGCTTTCTGCAAAATTATAA
- the phoU gene encoding phosphate signaling complex protein PhoU translates to MSGDHSSKQYDLDLESIRSKVLLMGGMVESQLHDALASFRTGNIPQAEQVIAGDANVNRLEVSLDDECSHLIVKRQPAANDLRAVMATMKVITDLERIGDEATKIARVSKQLHVRGSVNTVNHYEAIRVMASSATSMLHDALDIYARLDDSSAAALIARDELVDYEFRAIMRNLITFMMEDPRTISAALDTLWIAKAIERIGDHAKNIAEYVVYVVEGKDIRHTDFASSKSNIPA, encoded by the coding sequence ATGTCTGGAGATCACTCGTCAAAACAGTACGACTTGGATTTGGAGTCTATTCGCTCCAAAGTGTTATTAATGGGTGGCATGGTTGAAAGTCAGTTGCACGATGCGCTCGCTAGTTTTAGAACTGGCAATATCCCTCAAGCTGAGCAAGTTATAGCCGGAGATGCAAACGTTAACCGTCTCGAAGTGTCATTGGACGATGAATGCAGTCATTTGATCGTGAAGAGACAACCGGCTGCTAACGATCTACGAGCAGTCATGGCAACGATGAAAGTGATCACGGATTTGGAACGTATCGGTGATGAGGCTACGAAGATAGCGCGAGTTTCAAAGCAGTTACATGTGCGCGGATCAGTTAACACCGTTAATCACTACGAAGCAATTCGAGTCATGGCGTCAAGCGCAACCAGTATGTTGCACGATGCATTGGATATATATGCTCGACTAGATGATTCTTCCGCCGCGGCGCTGATAGCACGGGACGAACTTGTTGATTATGAGTTTCGCGCGATCATGCGCAATTTGATTACATTCATGATGGAAGATCCTCGAACGATTTCCGCTGCGCTCGATACTCTTTGGATAGCTAAAGCGATTGAGAGAATTGGCGACCACGCCAAGAATATTGCGGAATATGTCGTTTATGTGGTGGAAGGAAAAGATATACGACATACGGATTTTGCATCTTCAAAATCAAACATCCCTGCTTGA